The Microbacterium oleivorans genome contains the following window.
AGCCAGGGTTCGCGATCGGCCCAGAGGTCACGCAGCGTCGCGACGAGTTCATCGGTCGTGCGCGCCTCGATCATCCGCGCCGGCACGGCGCCCGCCCGCAGCGTCGTCAGCTCGGCGAGGGGGCGGGGGGTGATCTCGACCACGATCACGCGGCGGTGCGCACGCGCACCTGCGCCTTGCCCAGCACCACCGTGTCGCCGTAGCTCACGGTGAGGTCGATGCGCGTGGTGTCGTCGTCGGCCGCGCCGACCTTCGCGACGACGGTGACCGTGGCACCCGTCTCGGCGTCGACGACGACGGGGCGGGTGAATCGCACCCCGTACTCGACGATGCGGCCGCTGTCGCCGAGCCACTCGACGATGGTCTCGACGGCGAGCCCCATCGTGAGCATGCCGTGGGCGAGGACGCCGGGGAGCCCGACGCGCGTCGCGACGTCGTCGCGGTAGTGGATGGGATTGAAGTCTCC
Protein-coding sequences here:
- a CDS encoding MaoC/PaaZ C-terminal domain-containing protein; protein product: MSAIEIGTVVAQRTVELTRESLVRYAGASGDFNPIHYRDDVATRVGLPGVLAHGMLTMGLAVETIVEWLGDSGRIVEYGVRFTRPVVVDAETGATVTVVAKVGAADDDTTRIDLTVSYGDTVVLGKAQVRVRTAA